GGTCGGCCAGGAAGCCGAGGTGCGTCTGGCAGGCCACGTTGTTGTTCGACGCACCGGAAAGCCGCGTGCTGGTGTAGGGCAGGATGATCCCGTCGCAGGCGGAGTACCAGGTCCCGTACTTGGTGCTGCCCGGTGTCTCGTCGCCGGAGGTGAGCTGGCCGATGAACGAGGAGCCGGGATACATCTGCTGGCAGGTCACGTAGATCAGGCAGGCCCCGGCGAAGGTGGTGCCGTGGTTCGCGCCCGCGATCGAGGCGAGGTGCGTGACGTTCGCGTTGCCGCCGAGCACCTTCAGGTAGTACTGGCTGACCAGCCCGCCCATGGAGTGGTTGACGATGCTGACCTGCGAAGCGCCGGTCTGCGACTTGACCTGGTTGACGTAGCTCGCCAGGCCCTGGGCGTTCTGCACGTTGTTGCCGTAGGAGTTGTACTCGTAGGCGAACAGCCTGCTGCTCGACCAGCCGGCGGCCTGGAACACCGAACGCGCGGTGACCCAGTTGGACGCGCTGCCGGTGTACCCGTGCACGAAGATCACCGGGGTGCTGGTCCCGGCGGTCGCGGCGGGCATCGGCGAGAAGAGCAGCAACGCGGCCAGCACGGCCGTGAGCATGCCGAAGAATCGACGCATGAATCCCTCCAGCGGTCGGAGAACGGACTCATGCAGCCTGACCGCCCGCGCGGCCGGTCAGCATCGGCGAAATCGCCGGTCAGAGCAGGCGGCGCACGGCGACGGGACCGCGTGCGCGCTTGCGCCATTCCCGCGGGTAGCCGAGCGAGACCTCTTCGAAGCGGACGCCGTCGGCCTGGGTGGAGCGCGGGATGTGCAGGTGGCCGTACACCGCGATCTCCGCGCGGAAGCGCAGGTGCCAGTCCTCGGTTTCGGTGGTACCGCACCACATCGCGAACTCCGGCCAGTACAGCGGCTCGGTCGGGTGGCGGTGCAGCGGCCAGTGCGACATCAGGATGGTCTTGCGGTCGTCCGGGATCTGCTGCAGCCGCTGCTCGGTCACCTTCAGCCGCTGCGCGCACCACTCCTGGCGCGTCGGGTACGGGTCCGGGTGCAGGAAGTACTCGTCGGTGCAGATGACCCCGGCCTCGCGCGCCTGGTCCATCGCCACCGACAGCGGCCGCCCGTGCGCGGCAGGCGTGCGCCAGCTGTAGTCGTAGAGCAGGAACATCGGCGCGATGGTCAGCGGCTCGCTCCCGTGCTCCCACACGGCGAACTCGTCCTCCGGGGTGAGCACGTCGATCTCCCGGCAGCGGCGGACCAGCTCGTCGTAGCGCGCCTGCCCGCGCAACTGCACCGGATCGCGGTCGGTGGTCCACAGCTCGTGGTTGCCCGGCACCCAGATCACCTTCGCGAACCGGTCACGCAGCATCTTGAGCGTCTTCATGATCGCCGGGACCTGCTCCCCGACGTCCCCGGCCACCAGCAGCCAGTCCTCCGGTCCGTCCGGCTGGATGGTGTCGACGACCTCGGCATTGCCTTCGTGGGTCACGTGCAGGTCACTGGTGGCGAAGAGGGTGGGCACGTCCCCTACGTTAGCGCCGGGTCGCGCCGCCGGGCCA
The genomic region above belongs to Amycolatopsis sp. YIM 10 and contains:
- a CDS encoding triacylglycerol lipase; this translates as MRRFFGMLTAVLAALLLFSPMPAATAGTSTPVIFVHGYTGSASNWVTARSVFQAAGWSSSRLFAYEYNSYGNNVQNAQGLASYVNQVKSQTGASQVSIVNHSMGGLVSQYYLKVLGGNANVTHLASIAGANHGTTFAGACLIYVTCQQMYPGSSFIGQLTSGDETPGSTKYGTWYSACDGIILPYTSTRLSGASNNNVACQTHLGFLADLSVLNAIANFMKT
- a CDS encoding metallophosphoesterase; the encoded protein is MPTLFATSDLHVTHEGNAEVVDTIQPDGPEDWLLVAGDVGEQVPAIMKTLKMLRDRFAKVIWVPGNHELWTTDRDPVQLRGQARYDELVRRCREIDVLTPEDEFAVWEHGSEPLTIAPMFLLYDYSWRTPAAHGRPLSVAMDQAREAGVICTDEYFLHPDPYPTRQEWCAQRLKVTEQRLQQIPDDRKTILMSHWPLHRHPTEPLYWPEFAMWCGTTETEDWHLRFRAEIAVYGHLHIPRSTQADGVRFEEVSLGYPREWRKRARGPVAVRRLL